The proteins below are encoded in one region of Pleuronectes platessa chromosome 14, fPlePla1.1, whole genome shotgun sequence:
- the nifk gene encoding MKI67 FHA domain-interacting nucleolar phosphoprotein — MTETKAENAAQPAKELLALNPQQETEFKKKVQEVKKNKTTKGSRLTPGVVYVGHLPLGLYEPQIKSYFEQFGKVLRLRLSRSKKTGGSKGYAFVEYDCDEVAKIVAETMNNYLMGERLIKCHVLPPEKVHEKLFVGSQRLFKKPSKPAVQRYNQSRTAEELEKMKDKLLRKETKLRKRLAAHGIEYDFPGFAAQVPLKKKLSDSMNASTCSDITPLCTPSLLARRKSMVVNDDDVDDEIVFKIPLADKDEESSSEEEEEAAADKDGDEDNDSESDGPSEEVTEEK; from the exons ATGACCGAGACCAAAGCAGAGAACGCGGCGCAGCCGGCCAAGGAGCTGCTGGCGCTGAACCCGCAGCAGGAGACCGAGTTCAAGAAGAAGGtgcaggaggtgaagaagaacaAGACGACCAAG GGGAGTCGTTTGACCCCAGGAGTGGTCTACGTGGGCCACCTGCCGCTGGGCCTGTACGAGCCCCAGATCAAATCCTACTTTGAACAGTTTGGGAAGGTGCTGAGGCTGCGGCTGTCCAGGAGCAAAAAG ACAGGGGGAAGTAAAGGCTACGCGTTTGTAGAGTACGACTGTGATGAAGTAGCAAAGATTGTGGCCGAGACCATGAACAACTACCTCATGGGAGAGAGACTCATCAAAT GTCATGTGCTGCCACCGGAGAAAGTGCACGAGAAGCTGTTTGTCGGCTCTCAGAGGCTTTTTAAAAAACCCTCAAAACCGGCTGTTCAACGCTACAACCAGAGCCGCACGGCCGAGGAGCTCGAGAagatgaaagacaaactcctgcGCAAAGAAACGAAGCTCCGCAAGAGGCTCGCAGCACACGGCATCGAATACGACTTCCCGGGATTC gctGCCCAGGTGCCTCTGAAGAAGAAGCTCTCCGACTCCATGAACGCATCTACGTGTAGT GACATCACACCACTCTGCACCCCCTCACTCCTGGCGAGGAGGAAGTCCATGGTCGTCAACGATGACGACGTGGATGACGAGATCGTCTTCAAGATTCCACTTGCAGACAAAGATGAAGAGAGCtcctcagaggaagaggaggaggcggcggcagATAAAGACGGCGATGAAGACAATGACTCAGAGAGCGATGGACCCTCTGAAGAGGTCACGGAGGAGAAGTGA